The Nitrospira sp. genome contains a region encoding:
- a CDS encoding regulatory protein RecX, whose amino-acid sequence MKSGRIGSGRHVGVRTRRNRSPPQDWIQLAVRFLARRDRTVAQVEQFLASKGASPIHIRQTVRRLSDLNYLNDQVYAQRWVDNRLASRPMGQERLKAELQAKGIAETLANRVVAQAFHEHDEATLAHRVVKGKNRQGRKLTRVQIVRLLRQRGFGEEAIDHMIGGLVDREGSDS is encoded by the coding sequence ATGAAAAGCGGGCGCATCGGTAGCGGCCGGCATGTGGGAGTGCGGACGCGGAGAAACCGATCGCCCCCTCAAGATTGGATACAGCTCGCGGTACGGTTTCTCGCTCGTCGAGACCGTACCGTCGCTCAAGTCGAGCAGTTTCTGGCATCCAAAGGAGCCTCGCCCATTCACATTAGGCAAACGGTCCGCCGGCTGTCCGACCTCAACTATCTCAATGATCAGGTCTATGCCCAACGATGGGTGGACAATCGGTTGGCGTCTCGGCCGATGGGGCAAGAGCGGCTGAAGGCGGAATTGCAAGCCAAAGGAATTGCCGAGACTCTGGCAAATCGAGTGGTGGCCCAGGCGTTCCATGAGCATGATGAAGCGACATTGGCTCATCGAGTGGTGAAGGGGAAGAATCGTCAGGGCCGAAAATTGACGCGGGTCCAGATCGTGCGCCTCTTACGTCAACGGGGCTTCGGCGAGGAGGCGATCGACCATATGATCGGGGGTCTCGTCGATCGAGAGGGATCGGATTCATGA
- the alaS gene encoding alanine--tRNA ligase yields the protein MTQSAQELRQSFIRYFEQQGHQAVPSSALLPQADPTLLFTNAGMNQFKRVFLGEDTRPYTRAVSVQKCLRAGGKHNDLENVGYTRRHHTFFEMLGNFSFGDYFKEEAIRFGWEFLTQTVGLAKDRMWVTVFREDDEADRIWRQIGVSPSRIVRCDEKDNFWQMADTGPCGPCSEIHFDQGPAVPGDDGPNGAGDRVIEIWNLVFMQYNRDASGTLTPLPKPSIDTGMGLERLTAVAQGVFSNYDSDLFTPLLAAVAKRAGTEYGVKETSDRSMRVIADHLRAITFLMADGVLPSNEGRGYVLRRILRRAARHGRLLGIIEPFLHELSAVVVEQMTGAYPEVRMAAGTITEATRGEEERFIATLDQGLPILNDMIEKTRASSRTVLAGGDVFKLYDTYGFPMDLITEACREQGMTVDEPGFDAAIEEQRTRARKTGGFEQDTTRPAVAELTKRIGGTQFVGYDRLESDSVLRAILKGEQLVKEAAEGDEVEVALDVTPFYAEGGGQVGDRGTLVGPEGLVDITDTTRAAPALILHKGTVRKGRIREGEQLRMTVNPSTRQDAARNHTATHLVHAALRDLLGPHVKQYGSLVGPNRLRFDFAHFRPLSSRDIDDIESTVNGEIRRNEAVRTEVMSIQDAVEKGALAFFGDKYGEQVRVVSVESFSKELCGGTHCRQTGDIGLFRIVSEAGVAAGVRRIEAQTGSGAYGLMKKLEADVRELSELLKVGQSELAAKTRKLLVQLKDKERELEEVKLKMAGGSTAASSAKIIAGVTVHAQRTDGLDVNGMRALADQLRDKLKSGVIALGAASGDGKVSLLVVVTKDLTGTLKAGELIKAMAAEVGGTGGGRPEMAQAGGKDPAKLDTALEKVFGLVESTLRR from the coding sequence ATGACACAGAGTGCACAGGAACTCAGACAGTCGTTCATTCGCTACTTCGAGCAGCAGGGCCACCAGGCGGTGCCCAGCTCGGCTTTGCTTCCCCAGGCCGACCCGACGTTACTGTTCACCAACGCCGGCATGAACCAATTCAAGCGGGTCTTTCTCGGAGAAGACACGCGGCCCTACACGCGGGCCGTGTCCGTACAAAAATGCCTGCGCGCCGGAGGCAAGCACAATGACCTCGAAAACGTCGGCTACACCAGGCGCCACCATACGTTCTTTGAGATGTTGGGCAACTTTTCCTTCGGCGACTATTTCAAGGAAGAGGCGATCCGATTCGGCTGGGAATTTTTGACGCAGACGGTCGGGCTGGCGAAGGACCGGATGTGGGTGACCGTCTTCCGCGAGGACGACGAGGCTGACCGGATCTGGAGGCAGATCGGTGTGTCGCCGTCGCGCATCGTGCGGTGTGACGAAAAAGATAACTTCTGGCAAATGGCGGACACCGGCCCCTGCGGCCCTTGCTCGGAGATCCATTTCGATCAGGGTCCTGCAGTTCCCGGCGATGATGGGCCGAACGGGGCGGGCGATCGCGTGATCGAAATCTGGAACCTCGTCTTCATGCAGTACAACCGGGATGCGTCCGGTACGTTGACTCCTTTGCCGAAGCCGAGCATCGATACCGGAATGGGCCTCGAACGGCTGACGGCGGTCGCGCAGGGCGTCTTCAGCAATTATGACAGTGACCTGTTCACACCGCTGCTGGCGGCAGTCGCCAAGCGGGCCGGCACCGAGTATGGCGTGAAGGAGACGTCGGATCGCTCCATGCGCGTCATCGCAGACCATCTTCGGGCGATCACTTTTCTCATGGCCGACGGCGTATTGCCGTCGAACGAAGGGCGTGGCTATGTGTTGCGGCGCATTCTGCGCCGCGCCGCCCGGCACGGCAGGTTGCTCGGCATCATCGAGCCCTTTCTGCATGAACTCAGCGCAGTCGTCGTCGAGCAAATGACCGGCGCCTATCCGGAAGTGCGCATGGCGGCCGGTACGATCACTGAGGCGACGAGAGGCGAAGAAGAACGGTTTATCGCGACACTCGATCAGGGGTTACCGATCTTGAACGACATGATCGAAAAGACGCGAGCGTCCAGCCGGACGGTCTTGGCGGGTGGGGACGTCTTCAAGCTCTACGACACATATGGATTTCCCATGGACCTGATCACGGAGGCTTGCCGAGAGCAGGGGATGACGGTCGATGAACCAGGCTTCGATGCGGCGATTGAGGAGCAGCGGACCCGTGCGCGCAAGACCGGCGGGTTTGAGCAGGACACGACTCGCCCGGCGGTGGCCGAGTTGACCAAGCGGATCGGGGGTACGCAGTTCGTAGGGTATGACCGGTTGGAGAGCGACAGCGTGCTGCGCGCGATTCTCAAGGGCGAGCAGTTGGTGAAGGAAGCGGCGGAAGGCGACGAAGTCGAAGTCGCGCTGGATGTGACGCCCTTTTATGCCGAAGGCGGGGGACAGGTCGGGGACCGGGGCACGTTGGTGGGGCCGGAAGGGCTGGTGGATATCACAGATACGACGCGAGCGGCGCCGGCACTCATCCTTCATAAGGGGACTGTCCGCAAAGGGCGTATCCGGGAAGGGGAACAATTACGTATGACGGTCAACCCCTCGACGCGCCAGGACGCCGCGCGCAATCACACGGCCACGCATTTGGTCCATGCGGCGCTGCGCGATCTCCTCGGCCCGCATGTGAAGCAATATGGGTCGCTGGTCGGGCCGAACCGGCTCCGGTTCGACTTTGCCCACTTCCGGCCGCTGTCATCCCGCGACATCGACGACATCGAATCGACGGTGAACGGGGAAATCCGCAGGAACGAGGCGGTTCGTACCGAGGTCATGAGCATTCAGGACGCGGTCGAGAAAGGAGCCCTGGCGTTCTTTGGCGATAAGTACGGCGAGCAGGTGCGTGTGGTCAGCGTCGAATCGTTCAGCAAGGAACTTTGCGGTGGTACCCACTGCCGGCAGACGGGCGACATCGGGCTTTTCCGCATCGTGTCGGAGGCAGGCGTGGCTGCCGGCGTGCGCCGGATCGAGGCACAGACCGGCAGCGGCGCGTATGGGCTCATGAAGAAACTCGAGGCCGATGTCAGAGAACTATCGGAATTGTTGAAGGTGGGACAGTCCGAACTGGCCGCCAAGACCCGTAAACTCCTGGTCCAGCTCAAGGACAAGGAACGGGAGCTGGAAGAAGTGAAGCTCAAGATGGCCGGCGGCTCAACGGCGGCATCGAGCGCCAAAATCATCGCCGGGGTGACGGTTCACGCGCAGCGGACGGACGGGCTGGATGTGAACGGCATGCGGGCGTTGGCGGATCAGCTTCGGGACAAGCTGAAAAGCGGCGTCATCGCGCTGGGAGCGGCTTCCGGTGACGGCAAAGTTTCCTTGCTGGTCGTGGTGACGAAGGATTTGACCGGCACACTCAAGGCCGGGGAACTCATCAAAGCGATGGCGGCGGAAGTGGGCGGCACCGGCGGTGGCCGCCCGGAAATGGCTCAAGCTGGCGGGAAGGACCCTGCCAAGCTCGATACGGCGTTGGAAAAAGTTTTTGGTCTAGTCGAAAGCACCCTCCGGCGGTAG
- the ruvX gene encoding Holliday junction resolvase RuvX translates to MPGRILALDYGTKRIGVALSDELGWTAQPLETLERRTLDRDIAHIQHLVTLHDVREVLIGLPLRLNGEAGPAAQAVQGFVIRLGETLSVPIVTWDERMTTKAAEDLLIAADVSRKKRKGVVDRVAAAILLQGYLEAQTPSSVQSETNSAVTETGEEGIAPPPIDQSYEVAPDLHRSRHHRRSRRGGRLSDDSMG, encoded by the coding sequence ATGCCTGGCCGTATTCTCGCACTCGATTACGGGACCAAGCGGATCGGCGTGGCTCTCAGCGACGAGCTGGGATGGACGGCGCAACCGCTCGAAACCTTGGAGCGTCGGACGCTGGACCGTGACATCGCCCACATCCAACACTTGGTGACTCTTCACGATGTCCGGGAAGTGCTGATCGGGCTCCCATTGCGCCTCAACGGCGAAGCAGGACCGGCGGCTCAGGCTGTTCAGGGCTTTGTGATCCGGTTAGGTGAAACGCTTTCAGTCCCGATCGTGACCTGGGACGAGCGCATGACGACGAAAGCAGCGGAAGACTTGCTGATCGCTGCCGATGTCAGTCGAAAAAAGCGTAAGGGGGTCGTGGATCGTGTCGCCGCTGCCATACTCTTACAAGGCTATCTTGAGGCACAGACCCCTTCTTCCGTTCAGAGTGAAACCAACAGCGCTGTTACTGAGACGGGGGAAGAGGGAATAGCGCCGCCTCCCATCGACCAATCATATGAAGTTGCGCCTGATCTTCATCGTAGCCGTCACCATCGTCGCTCTCGCCGGGGCGGCCGCCTATCAGATGATTCGATGGGCTGA
- the mltG gene encoding endolytic transglycosylase MltG, producing MKLRLIFIVAVTIVALAGAAAYQMIRWAEAPVLSESDHPQEKIVVIAEGTPFNQVATLLERERLIRSRLAFLLLGKIQEADRKIHPGEYELNAAMRPAEILSKFLAGRVVLHAVTIPEGYTIIQIADVLDEQRITNRAEFVKLASDKSFIETLGISANTVEGYLYPDTYRFARSTAAKDVIRAMMDRLGRVMTQEWQARAKDINMTLHEVLTLASVIEKETGSGDERPQISSVFHNRLKKRIPLQSDPTVIYGLENFDGNLHKRDLSHPSPYNTYRWTGLPPGPIASPGAQSIRAALYPTPSAYLYFVSKNDGTHQFSATLVEHNKAVERYQKRPFRRGTHSQTFVVPCDTNVIPKKGVA from the coding sequence ATGAAGTTGCGCCTGATCTTCATCGTAGCCGTCACCATCGTCGCTCTCGCCGGGGCGGCCGCCTATCAGATGATTCGATGGGCTGAAGCTCCGGTCCTTTCCGAATCCGATCATCCTCAAGAGAAAATCGTGGTGATCGCCGAAGGGACTCCGTTCAACCAAGTCGCGACGTTGCTTGAACGGGAGCGGTTGATCAGGAGCCGCTTGGCATTTCTGCTATTGGGAAAGATTCAGGAAGCCGACCGCAAGATTCACCCCGGAGAATACGAGCTCAATGCCGCCATGCGTCCGGCCGAGATCCTTTCCAAGTTCCTTGCCGGTCGAGTGGTGCTGCATGCCGTCACGATCCCCGAAGGGTATACGATCATTCAAATCGCCGATGTCCTGGATGAACAGCGTATTACGAATAGGGCGGAGTTCGTCAAGTTGGCATCCGACAAGTCCTTCATTGAGACCCTGGGAATTTCTGCGAATACCGTGGAGGGGTATCTGTATCCGGACACGTATCGCTTTGCCAGATCGACGGCGGCGAAAGATGTCATCAGAGCGATGATGGATCGACTCGGGCGTGTGATGACTCAGGAGTGGCAGGCACGGGCCAAAGATATCAACATGACGCTGCATGAAGTATTGACGCTGGCCTCAGTCATCGAAAAAGAAACCGGTTCCGGAGATGAGCGGCCTCAGATCTCCTCCGTGTTTCATAATCGACTGAAGAAACGCATTCCCCTGCAGAGCGATCCGACCGTCATCTATGGGTTGGAGAATTTCGACGGAAACCTTCATAAGAGGGATCTCTCCCATCCCAGCCCCTACAATACTTACCGTTGGACCGGTTTGCCGCCTGGTCCCATTGCGAGCCCGGGGGCACAATCGATCCGCGCCGCGTTGTATCCGACGCCCTCCGCCTACCTGTATTTTGTCTCCAAGAACGATGGGACACACCAGTTTTCCGCTACGCTCGTGGAGCATAATAAGGCGGTGGAGCGGTACCAGAAACGGCCTTTTCGGCGAGGAACTCATTCCCAAACGTTTGTGGTTCCATGCGATACGAACGTTATTCCCAAGAAAGGGGTAGCCTAG
- the deoC gene encoding deoxyribose-phosphate aldolase, which produces MSAWNLPDLIDHTVLRPDASKSDIIRLCQEAKDNGFTVIFVPPCYIDEAVAAVAGTKIRVGIPIGFPLGGHSTHTKVAEAIEAVSRGAKVLDMVLNVSRLKSGDHASVRKDIAEVVKSTPEVEHKVILETCYLTQQEKRTACHLVVEAGADYVKTSTGFGAAGATIEDVRLLKETVAGRAKVKASGGIRDWKTTLAMLEAGADRIGTSASLSIIHEWRAESSR; this is translated from the coding sequence ATGTCAGCCTGGAATCTTCCGGACCTCATCGATCACACCGTGTTGCGGCCGGATGCCTCGAAGTCCGACATTATCCGGCTCTGTCAGGAAGCAAAGGACAACGGCTTCACGGTCATTTTTGTTCCTCCATGCTACATCGATGAGGCGGTTGCGGCCGTGGCCGGCACGAAGATTCGTGTCGGGATTCCGATCGGCTTTCCTTTAGGCGGACACAGCACGCACACCAAAGTCGCCGAGGCGATTGAGGCAGTGTCGCGCGGCGCCAAGGTGTTGGACATGGTCCTGAACGTGAGTCGCCTGAAGTCGGGCGATCATGCCTCTGTGCGGAAGGATATCGCTGAGGTTGTGAAGTCGACGCCCGAGGTTGAGCACAAAGTCATACTCGAGACCTGTTATCTGACACAGCAGGAGAAGCGGACCGCCTGTCATTTGGTCGTGGAAGCCGGGGCGGATTATGTCAAAACCTCGACGGGCTTCGGTGCTGCGGGTGCAACGATCGAAGATGTTCGGTTGCTGAAGGAAACCGTCGCGGGGCGGGCCAAGGTCAAAGCTTCCGGCGGTATTCGGGATTGGAAAACGACCCTCGCGATGCTGGAAGCCGGAGCCGATCGGATCGGCACCAGCGCCAGTCTCTCCATCATCCACGAGTGGCGCGCGGAGTCCTCTAGATAG